In a genomic window of Desulfurobacterium atlanticum:
- a CDS encoding cytochrome c3 family protein — protein MLKQKKAYLCFGGLVVGLIISLAVAQGVKYSSTEQFCASCHEMKFAYDAWEENAHGPLSSDAGACKATCVDCHLPHDANVVTYLLVKTKAAVKDVVGHFTGPENFDWVGNLEERNRYTYESSCKGCHKVLSDNVMHEKYKKGEIKETCIDCHHGVGHGYYFRETVERLFGKKEVAKK, from the coding sequence ATGTTGAAACAAAAAAAAGCGTATTTATGTTTTGGGGGTCTTGTGGTAGGTTTGATTATCTCCCTTGCGGTAGCTCAGGGAGTTAAGTATTCATCTACAGAGCAGTTTTGTGCTTCCTGCCACGAGATGAAATTTGCCTACGATGCGTGGGAGGAAAATGCTCACGGTCCTTTAAGTAGTGATGCGGGAGCTTGTAAAGCTACGTGTGTTGACTGTCACCTTCCACACGATGCAAACGTTGTTACCTACCTTCTTGTGAAAACAAAGGCAGCTGTTAAAGATGTGGTGGGACATTTTACCGGTCCAGAAAATTTTGATTGGGTTGGTAATCTTGAAGAGAGGAATCGTTACACCTATGAGTCTTCATGTAAAGGTTGTCATAAGGTTCTGTCTGACAACGTGATGCATGAGAAGTATAAAAAAGGGGAAATAAAGGAAACATGTATAGATTGTCATCATGGTGTGGGACACGGTTATTATTTCAGGGAAACGGTTGAAAGACTTTTTGGCAAAAAGGAAGTAGCTAAAAAGTAA
- the radC gene encoding RadC family protein: protein MSFYTIKELPESDRPREKLLKLGAENLTDTELIAILLRTGTKGKNVLDLARELLKHFSGINGLSEASIAELSKFKGLGKTKAITLKAAIETGKRAGIVARKPKISSPEQAYNILRNFSFNKVEIFGIITLNTKGEVINIHQITKGGLNFTHITPKEVFHPAVKDLSNTIILFHNHPSGSPEPSSEDIKITHELIKAGNLLDIEIVDHIILGNNIFFSMKKEGLI, encoded by the coding sequence GTGAGTTTTTACACGATAAAGGAGCTACCTGAATCTGACAGACCAAGAGAGAAGCTTTTAAAGTTAGGTGCTGAAAACCTCACAGATACAGAACTTATAGCAATACTTCTTAGAACCGGAACAAAAGGAAAGAATGTTTTAGACCTTGCAAGAGAACTGCTGAAACACTTTAGCGGTATAAACGGCCTTTCTGAAGCTTCCATAGCCGAACTTTCAAAGTTTAAAGGACTTGGAAAAACTAAAGCGATAACACTAAAAGCAGCCATTGAAACAGGAAAAAGAGCAGGGATAGTTGCCAGGAAACCAAAAATCTCATCCCCTGAACAAGCTTACAACATTTTAAGAAACTTCTCTTTTAACAAAGTAGAAATCTTTGGCATAATAACATTAAACACAAAAGGAGAAGTTATAAATATCCACCAGATTACAAAAGGGGGACTTAACTTTACTCACATCACACCCAAAGAAGTATTTCACCCGGCCGTGAAGGATTTATCAAACACGATAATTCTCTTTCACAACCACCCTTCAGGTTCTCCAGAACCTTCAAGTGAAGACATAAAAATCACCCATGAACTTATAAAAGCAGGTAATCTCCTTGATATAGAAATTGTTGACCACATAATCCTTGGAAACAACATCTTTTTCAGCATGAAAAAAGAAGGTCTGATTTAG
- a CDS encoding SIR2 family NAD-dependent protein deacylase, translated as MENLKILKEKLIQSNRVVFFTGAGISAESGIPTFRGKDGLWNRYSPTELATLDAFIENPVRVWQWYLFRMRLIAKAEPNSGHLAISEFERLLRDVWVITQNVDGLHFRAGSKRVIELHGNIFRGKCRFCGKEYSEKEFSSIFPFSGREVLKGMSDDEFNETVLKNFTKDVLPVCKVCGEIVGPGVVWFGEILPEEAVEKAFEISSACEFFFSIGTSAVVQPAALLPIYAKRGGAFLVEINLEETSLSSICDAVFRDSAGKVLSLILNEVKKG; from the coding sequence ATGGAGAATTTAAAGATTTTAAAGGAGAAGTTAATTCAGAGTAATAGAGTTGTATTCTTTACAGGGGCGGGGATAAGTGCTGAAAGTGGAATACCAACTTTCAGGGGAAAAGATGGATTGTGGAACAGGTATTCTCCGACAGAGCTTGCAACACTGGATGCCTTTATTGAAAATCCTGTAAGGGTGTGGCAGTGGTATCTTTTTAGAATGAGGCTTATAGCTAAGGCAGAGCCAAACAGTGGACATTTGGCTATTTCTGAGTTTGAAAGACTGTTGAGGGATGTGTGGGTTATTACTCAAAATGTTGATGGACTTCATTTTAGAGCTGGATCAAAAAGGGTTATAGAGCTTCATGGAAACATTTTCAGAGGGAAATGCAGGTTTTGTGGTAAAGAGTATTCAGAAAAGGAGTTTTCATCTATTTTTCCTTTTTCAGGGAGAGAAGTGTTAAAAGGAATGTCTGACGATGAGTTTAATGAAACTGTTTTAAAAAACTTTACTAAAGATGTCCTTCCTGTGTGTAAAGTTTGTGGTGAAATAGTTGGTCCTGGAGTGGTATGGTTTGGAGAAATTTTACCGGAAGAGGCGGTTGAAAAGGCGTTTGAAATTTCCAGCGCTTGTGAGTTTTTCTTTTCAATCGGCACATCTGCTGTTGTTCAACCGGCGGCTTTACTGCCGATTTATGCAAAGCGAGGCGGGGCGTTTCTTGTTGAGATCAATCTGGAAGAGACATCTTTGAGTAGTATTTGTGATGCTGTTTTTAGAGATTCCGCCGGTAAAGTGCTTTCTCTTATTTTAAACGAGGTTAAGAAAGGATGA
- a CDS encoding conjugal transfer protein TraH, with product MKRLISASLSILLFTCSAKAGIKDYLDKFVVEVPADTAGVYESQQRRYYVGGRFTLKSPKMVVNPFYVEPPSINTGCNGIDIAFGSFSYLADDKFWEEFAKSIFNPSTIAAVAYDIAMGALCEKCSSTLKKLTSLANQINSMSFDSCKIATAISGNLKERLAGTKIASNLNGKTSTWLSGAETFLDDMTDLISDFNTNVDCAGFACEVANKITDTDSFLEDLLKDTDMYDPDLVNLLRAYIGDFKIVSKKKRQVFPVENATAERDSVNGAKELVAILTGYEDGECKSSVTEEGVDKNGNTVNVANYVPACKEAEDAITDIFNAIDYRYTPSATTTNFIRKFNVPVYSLLNTLSLAPASVREAIKSKLVRYFAYEYAYEILQHTFSGIGQKLTFVKYAMDPDLRETKYGGALERNIEMLRNNMAKIMKEMNRQYAEVQQDFYRTVQQQKVYEDLQKQVMASMSHSPIAGAYLASLGLNKL from the coding sequence ATGAAAAGGTTAATTTCTGCTTCCTTGTCTATTCTGCTCTTTACGTGTTCTGCAAAAGCAGGCATTAAGGATTATCTTGACAAATTTGTTGTGGAAGTACCTGCAGATACTGCCGGTGTTTATGAAAGTCAGCAAAGAAGGTATTACGTAGGTGGACGATTTACCTTGAAATCTCCGAAGATGGTTGTTAATCCCTTTTATGTCGAACCTCCGTCTATAAATACTGGCTGTAACGGTATAGATATCGCTTTCGGGTCTTTTTCCTATCTTGCTGATGATAAATTCTGGGAAGAATTTGCGAAGTCTATTTTCAATCCTTCAACAATAGCTGCAGTGGCTTATGACATTGCAATGGGAGCCCTTTGTGAAAAGTGTTCTTCAACACTGAAAAAATTAACAAGTCTTGCCAATCAGATTAACTCAATGAGTTTTGACAGTTGTAAAATAGCGACGGCGATAAGTGGTAATTTAAAAGAAAGGCTTGCAGGTACAAAGATAGCAAGTAACTTGAATGGCAAAACATCTACCTGGCTTTCAGGTGCTGAAACCTTTCTTGATGATATGACAGATCTCATAAGTGATTTTAACACCAATGTTGATTGTGCCGGTTTCGCCTGTGAAGTGGCAAATAAAATAACAGATACAGACAGCTTCCTTGAAGACCTTTTAAAAGACACGGATATGTATGATCCTGATCTTGTTAATCTTTTAAGGGCTTACATAGGAGATTTCAAAATAGTTTCTAAAAAGAAAAGGCAGGTATTCCCTGTTGAAAATGCTACTGCTGAAAGAGATTCTGTTAATGGTGCAAAAGAACTTGTGGCAATACTTACAGGTTATGAAGACGGAGAGTGCAAAAGCAGTGTCACTGAGGAAGGGGTTGATAAAAACGGGAATACTGTAAATGTGGCAAATTATGTCCCTGCGTGTAAAGAGGCAGAGGATGCTATTACTGACATATTTAATGCAATAGATTACAGATACACTCCTTCAGCAACCACAACAAACTTTATAAGAAAGTTTAACGTTCCGGTGTATTCTCTTTTAAATACTCTCTCTCTTGCTCCTGCAAGTGTCAGAGAAGCAATAAAATCAAAGCTTGTCAGGTATTTTGCATATGAATACGCCTATGAGATTCTTCAGCATACCTTTTCAGGTATCGGGCAAAAGTTGACTTTTGTGAAATATGCGATGGATCCTGACCTGAGGGAAACTAAATATGGAGGAGCTCTTGAAAGAAATATAGAAATGTTACGGAACAATATGGCAAAAATAATGAAAGAGATGAACAGGCAGTATGCAGAGGTTCAACAGGATTTTTACAGGACTGTTCAGCAGCAAAAAGTGTATGAGGATCTACAGAAACAGGTTATGGCTTCAATGAGCCATTCTCCGATTGCTGGGGCTTATCTTGCTTCTTTAGGGCTGAATAAACTTTAA
- a CDS encoding HEAT repeat domain-containing protein: MRKLIVAFLCFLFSSVSLAANFDINSKNPQDRILAIVYLSRIKDPSNVNKFCEILIKDKNEKVRKTAAEALGYYPFSFRAKSCLLKAFEKDKSNTVKEAVLSALESFNEDDLGKLYCEVLKGKFSDNLKKEALRGLSKYTECKKEIDKILRSGDKKLLKSALFTVSFRQEDFPEVEKYLQSGDSNIRNLAVKYYLTHRPSKKILKNLESRLLIETDPSIKAAVLEVLITNGVLLEKDIVLSVLSNEEVKKAFALRLPFIRNKEISKDIIDSFLQSDDPVVVSAALTYMGRSGDKEYCPILKKFLFKKDESLKKAAIWSMANIGCEDGIDYVLSIISDLNNDDNLRLSAAKNLLIFKPSELSKKKDMIKAVYKNEVLDDIRDVLRLVLQKASNK, from the coding sequence ATGAGGAAGTTAATAGTGGCTTTTTTATGTTTTTTGTTTTCGTCTGTTTCTTTAGCAGCAAATTTTGACATCAACTCAAAAAATCCGCAGGACAGGATTCTTGCTATAGTTTATCTTTCAAGAATAAAAGATCCTTCCAATGTAAATAAGTTTTGTGAGATTTTGATTAAAGATAAGAACGAAAAGGTAAGAAAAACGGCTGCTGAGGCGCTTGGTTACTATCCTTTCAGTTTTAGAGCTAAAAGCTGCCTTTTAAAGGCATTTGAAAAGGATAAATCCAATACTGTTAAGGAAGCTGTTCTTTCTGCCCTGGAATCTTTTAATGAGGATGATTTAGGGAAGCTTTACTGTGAAGTTTTAAAAGGTAAGTTTTCTGATAATCTTAAAAAAGAGGCTTTAAGGGGACTTTCAAAATATACAGAGTGTAAAAAAGAGATAGATAAAATTTTAAGATCTGGGGATAAAAAGTTGTTAAAAAGTGCTCTTTTTACAGTTTCATTCAGACAAGAAGATTTCCCAGAGGTTGAAAAATATTTGCAAAGTGGAGATTCAAACATAAGAAACCTCGCTGTTAAATATTATCTTACACACAGACCATCAAAAAAGATTTTAAAGAATCTTGAAAGCAGATTACTTATTGAAACAGATCCTTCAATTAAAGCAGCTGTTCTTGAGGTTTTGATAACAAATGGTGTGCTTCTTGAGAAAGATATTGTTCTTTCTGTTCTTTCAAATGAGGAGGTGAAGAAGGCGTTTGCTTTGAGGTTGCCTTTTATAAGAAATAAGGAAATTTCAAAAGATATTATTGATAGTTTTCTTCAAAGTGATGATCCTGTTGTTGTTTCTGCTGCTTTAACTTACATGGGAAGAAGTGGAGACAAAGAATATTGTCCTATTTTAAAGAAGTTTTTGTTTAAAAAGGATGAATCTTTGAAAAAAGCCGCTATCTGGTCTATGGCGAACATAGGTTGTGAAGATGGTATTGACTATGTTCTGTCAATTATTTCGGATTTGAATAATGATGATAACTTAAGGCTTTCTGCGGCAAAAAACCTTTTAATTTTTAAACCTTCCGAACTTTCAAAGAAAAAAGATATGATAAAGGCTGTTTATAAGAACGAAGTTCTTGATGATATTAGAGATGTTCTTCGACTTGTTCTTCAAAAAGCTTCAAACAAATAA
- a CDS encoding 4Fe-4S binding protein: MAHVIDLEGCIGCGACASVCPTNAIHPTDDGKYTIVAEECIDCGACVEVCPTDCISAE, from the coding sequence ATGGCTCATGTGATTGATTTGGAAGGATGCATCGGGTGCGGAGCATGTGCTTCTGTATGCCCAACAAACGCTATTCATCCTACAGATGACGGAAAGTACACAATTGTAGCTGAAGAGTGCATTGACTGTGGAGCATGCGTGGAAGTTTGCCCTACAGATTGTATCTCAGCCGAGTAA
- the ileS gene encoding isoleucine--tRNA ligase, with amino-acid sequence MPDEKKDYKETLNLPKTSFPMRGNLPKKETEILKFWKDIGIYEKVLKKREGNEKYVLHDGPPYANGHIHIGHALNKILKDLIVKSRAMAGYYTPYVPGWDCHGLPIERAVFQKIKKRKEEVDPVEIRKRCREYAKQWINTQREEFIRLGVLGDWENPYITMTPQYQADILRELAKFYGKDLVYRAKKPVYWCPNCTTALAEAEIEYKDKTSTSIYVKFKIEDEKFPENSYFVIWTTTPWTLPANVAVVLHPDLEYQLLTDGTENYLITTNLVDSFKEKIGKELKSIKTFKGSELEGIRYSHPFIDREGVSILADFVSDDTGTGIVHSAPGHGEEDYIVSRKYNLPVLAPVDDYGRFTNEAPEWLQGIKIWQANEIIVKRLKETGYLLHTEEITHSYPHCWRCKKPVIFRATPQWFIALDKGNPTLREIALSEIKKVKWIPEWGEIRISNMVEQRPDWCISRQRIWGVPIVAFYCEKCGKLIASQEIAEHVADIFEKESADSWYEKPANELLPDGFKCPECGGTEFKKEMDILDVWFDSGSSHAAVLERRKELKWPADMYLEGSDQHRGWFQASLLESCGTRGKAPYRSVLTHGFTLDQQGRKMSKSLGNVISPQDIIKQFGADILRLWVSSENFSEDVRISKDILKQIADVYRKIRNTIRFILGNLNDFNPETDTVPFKEMEEIDRWALTRLSQIKKEILKFYEEFKYNRIYRVIYNYCATELSATYLDILKDTLYCELPDSKKRRSAQTAIYTILRELTKLLAPILSFTMEEVYSHIPGDKEESVFLENFESEIPEEKELLPVWKKLIDVKKAVNKACETARTEKLIGHSLEAAVKVYADGEIFDLLKKYESQLPYIFITSKAEVLALKEAPAEAVSDEEIEKLKVLVEKAPGKKCERCWMFSEDVGKDSEYPDVCPRCKEVLKKLGE; translated from the coding sequence ATGCCTGATGAAAAGAAAGATTACAAGGAAACTTTAAATCTTCCGAAAACATCGTTTCCTATGAGGGGAAATCTCCCTAAAAAAGAAACAGAAATTTTGAAATTTTGGAAAGATATAGGGATTTACGAGAAAGTGCTAAAAAAAAGAGAGGGCAACGAAAAGTATGTACTGCATGATGGTCCTCCATACGCAAACGGACACATCCACATCGGTCACGCCCTTAACAAAATTCTCAAAGACCTCATTGTTAAATCAAGAGCAATGGCAGGTTACTACACACCTTACGTCCCCGGATGGGATTGTCACGGTCTTCCAATAGAAAGAGCTGTTTTCCAGAAAATCAAAAAAAGAAAAGAGGAAGTTGACCCGGTAGAGATAAGAAAAAGGTGTAGAGAGTATGCTAAGCAGTGGATAAATACCCAGAGAGAGGAATTTATAAGGCTTGGAGTTTTAGGTGATTGGGAGAATCCTTACATAACAATGACACCACAGTATCAGGCGGACATATTAAGAGAACTTGCCAAATTTTATGGTAAAGACCTTGTTTACAGGGCGAAAAAGCCGGTTTACTGGTGTCCAAACTGCACCACTGCCCTTGCAGAAGCTGAGATAGAGTATAAAGATAAAACTTCTACATCCATCTATGTAAAGTTCAAAATAGAAGATGAAAAATTTCCTGAAAACAGTTACTTTGTAATATGGACAACAACACCATGGACTCTGCCTGCAAACGTTGCAGTTGTTCTTCATCCTGACCTTGAATACCAGCTTCTAACAGACGGCACTGAAAACTATTTAATAACAACGAACCTTGTAGATAGCTTCAAAGAAAAAATTGGAAAAGAATTAAAATCCATTAAAACTTTCAAAGGAAGTGAACTTGAAGGTATAAGATACAGCCATCCTTTCATAGACAGAGAGGGTGTAAGTATTCTGGCAGACTTTGTTTCAGATGATACAGGAACCGGAATTGTTCACTCAGCTCCCGGACACGGTGAAGAGGACTACATAGTAAGCAGAAAATACAATCTCCCTGTTCTTGCCCCTGTGGACGATTACGGCAGATTTACAAATGAAGCTCCAGAGTGGCTTCAGGGAATAAAGATATGGCAGGCAAATGAAATTATAGTTAAAAGGTTGAAAGAAACCGGATACCTTCTTCACACAGAAGAGATAACTCATTCCTACCCACACTGCTGGAGATGTAAAAAACCGGTAATATTCAGGGCTACTCCCCAGTGGTTTATCGCACTTGACAAAGGAAATCCAACACTAAGAGAGATAGCTCTATCTGAAATCAAAAAGGTAAAATGGATCCCGGAATGGGGAGAGATAAGAATCAGCAATATGGTGGAACAAAGGCCTGACTGGTGTATTTCAAGACAGCGTATCTGGGGCGTGCCTATTGTTGCTTTCTACTGCGAAAAATGTGGAAAGCTTATAGCGTCTCAAGAGATCGCTGAACATGTGGCGGATATATTTGAAAAAGAAAGTGCAGATTCATGGTACGAAAAACCTGCAAATGAGCTTCTGCCAGATGGATTTAAGTGTCCCGAATGTGGTGGAACAGAATTTAAAAAAGAGATGGATATCCTTGACGTGTGGTTTGATTCTGGAAGCTCTCATGCCGCTGTTCTTGAAAGGAGAAAAGAACTAAAGTGGCCTGCTGACATGTATCTTGAAGGTTCAGATCAGCACAGAGGATGGTTCCAGGCAAGTCTTCTTGAATCATGCGGAACAAGAGGGAAAGCTCCGTATAGATCGGTCTTAACACACGGTTTCACCCTTGACCAGCAGGGAAGAAAAATGAGCAAGTCTCTCGGAAACGTTATCTCACCTCAGGATATAATAAAGCAGTTCGGCGCTGATATTTTAAGGCTGTGGGTATCAAGTGAAAACTTCTCAGAAGACGTAAGAATTTCAAAAGATATACTCAAGCAGATAGCTGACGTTTACAGAAAAATACGAAACACCATAAGGTTTATCCTTGGAAACCTTAACGACTTCAATCCTGAAACAGACACTGTTCCATTTAAAGAGATGGAAGAGATAGACAGATGGGCTCTTACAAGACTCTCACAGATCAAAAAGGAAATTTTAAAATTCTATGAAGAGTTTAAATACAACAGAATTTATAGAGTTATTTACAACTACTGCGCCACAGAACTCAGTGCAACATACCTTGATATTTTGAAAGATACCCTATACTGCGAACTTCCAGATTCAAAGAAAAGAAGAAGTGCCCAGACAGCAATATATACGATATTAAGAGAGCTAACCAAACTCCTTGCCCCCATACTTTCCTTCACCATGGAGGAAGTTTACTCTCACATACCAGGAGATAAGGAGGAATCTGTATTCCTTGAAAACTTTGAGAGTGAAATACCAGAAGAAAAAGAACTCCTTCCTGTGTGGAAAAAACTTATAGATGTTAAAAAAGCTGTAAATAAAGCATGTGAAACTGCAAGAACAGAAAAACTTATAGGTCATTCCCTTGAAGCAGCAGTAAAAGTTTACGCAGACGGAGAAATTTTTGACCTGCTTAAAAAGTATGAAAGCCAGCTTCCATACATCTTTATAACTTCTAAAGCGGAAGTTTTAGCACTTAAAGAAGCTCCTGCTGAGGCTGTTTCAGATGAAGAGATAGAAAAACTTAAAGTTTTAGTTGAAAAAGCACCGGGTAAAAAGTGCGAAAGGTGCTGGATGTTCTCTGAAGACGTAGGTAAAGATTCAGAATACCCGGATGTATGTCCAAGATGTAAAGAGGTTCTGAAAAAACTGGGGGAGTAA
- a CDS encoding arsenate reductase ArsC yields the protein MKKKVLFVCTHNSARSQMAEGILRAVYGDRYDVYSAGTKSTGVNKYAVKVMREIGIDISSHTSKKVEELKGIEFDVVVTVCDSAKESCPYIPGAKRYVHKSFKDPSSATGDEEEILETFRKVRDEIKSWIVEEFSN from the coding sequence ATGAAGAAAAAAGTTCTGTTTGTATGCACTCATAACTCGGCACGTTCTCAGATGGCTGAGGGAATTTTAAGAGCCGTTTATGGGGATAGGTATGATGTTTATAGTGCCGGGACAAAGTCTACCGGTGTTAACAAGTATGCGGTAAAGGTTATGAGAGAGATAGGAATAGATATCTCATCTCACACTTCCAAAAAGGTGGAAGAGCTTAAAGGGATAGAGTTTGATGTTGTCGTTACGGTCTGTGATTCTGCAAAGGAATCCTGTCCCTATATTCCAGGTGCGAAAAGGTATGTTCATAAAAGTTTTAAAGATCCTTCGTCTGCAACAGGAGATGAGGAGGAGATTCTGGAAACCTTTAGAAAAGTTAGAGATGAGATAAAAAGCTGGATAGTTGAAGAGTTTTCTAACTAA
- the frr gene encoding ribosome recycling factor, which translates to MMNDLLKDADKRMKKSVDVLKTEFSGLRTGRASTILVEDIKVDYYGTMTPIKQLAQISVPEATQIAIQPWDISVVPNIEKAIRNSDLGVQPQTDGNVIRINLPPLTEERRRDLVKKAGKMAEQARIAIRNIRHEIMKELDKMKKEGGVSEDEIKRLKEELQKITDKYIKQIDELLKKKEEEILTV; encoded by the coding sequence ATTATGAACGACCTGCTTAAAGATGCAGATAAAAGAATGAAGAAAAGTGTAGATGTTTTGAAAACAGAATTTTCCGGGTTAAGGACTGGAAGAGCTTCTACAATTTTAGTGGAAGATATCAAGGTGGACTATTACGGAACAATGACGCCAATAAAACAGCTTGCGCAAATTTCAGTTCCTGAAGCCACCCAGATAGCAATCCAGCCGTGGGATATCTCTGTTGTTCCAAACATAGAAAAGGCCATCAGAAACTCAGACCTTGGAGTTCAGCCTCAAACAGATGGAAATGTTATAAGGATAAACCTGCCACCACTTACAGAAGAGAGAAGAAGAGACCTTGTTAAAAAAGCGGGAAAAATGGCTGAACAGGCAAGAATAGCTATAAGAAACATAAGACACGAAATTATGAAAGAACTTGATAAAATGAAAAAAGAAGGTGGTGTATCTGAAGACGAGATAAAAAGGCTTAAAGAAGAGCTTCAGAAAATTACAGATAAATATATAAAACAGATTGACGAACTCCTCAAGAAAAAAGAGGAGGAAATTCTCACAGTTTAA
- a CDS encoding multiheme c-type cytochrome produces MRKLLKTATLFGAGMVFIISGSSFAKTEDVNGMFYTSTKENFSKESQACIECHIKKTQFVVNDWKRSAHYKFKVGCYECHKSDKSNPAAYEHHGFIISTIVTPKSCSKCHPKIVKEYTESIHAHSGLIAQKAEAKSGGNFAVIVLKALGWKADRPIPHKNTYGESTWKDIVNDPVWEYAGVPKELQSPAPPAGAVVKIFANWGCYSCHGTKIKIVKKTKDRVVFDFRTWPMVGAGAINPDGSIGNCAACHPFHSFRLKIVRAGIGACGRCHESEDHPNYEMFGKSMHGAMFLSQFNEWNLDKPVLKAGVDYFAPTCDSCHMGAVFKGDKMIYAPTHNPASICKWKLGMWKLVFVRKPGKPHPALPSVKYPTDGLENRKRAFAVCTQCHSKQWAANCFVGGDLSIGFLDSLRRIAFDVEKELEKQGVATPLDRKIVRNIGAMAVRPTEIAMFHYAPGYIWWDGAFRAATELVEWLEGSVAPRLGADYVSKYVPWIKTYEEKLKAYKETHHIE; encoded by the coding sequence ATGAGAAAGCTGCTTAAAACAGCAACCCTTTTCGGTGCTGGAATGGTTTTTATTATTTCTGGTTCATCCTTTGCTAAAACTGAAGATGTAAACGGTATGTTTTACACTTCAACTAAAGAAAATTTCTCTAAAGAGAGCCAAGCCTGTATAGAATGTCATATTAAAAAGACTCAGTTTGTTGTAAATGACTGGAAGCGTTCAGCTCATTACAAGTTTAAAGTTGGATGTTATGAGTGTCATAAATCTGATAAAAGCAATCCTGCAGCTTACGAACATCACGGTTTTATAATTTCTACAATTGTTACACCTAAAAGTTGCTCAAAGTGTCATCCTAAAATTGTGAAGGAATATACAGAGTCTATTCACGCTCATTCAGGTTTAATTGCACAGAAGGCTGAAGCAAAGTCAGGTGGAAACTTTGCTGTTATTGTTTTAAAAGCTCTTGGCTGGAAGGCAGACAGACCTATTCCTCACAAAAATACATACGGTGAATCAACATGGAAAGATATTGTAAATGACCCTGTATGGGAGTATGCTGGTGTTCCAAAAGAGCTTCAATCTCCTGCACCTCCTGCGGGAGCTGTTGTAAAAATTTTTGCTAACTGGGGATGTTACTCATGTCATGGAACAAAAATAAAGATAGTTAAGAAGACAAAAGACAGGGTTGTTTTTGATTTCAGAACATGGCCTATGGTTGGTGCAGGAGCAATAAATCCTGATGGTAGTATCGGTAATTGTGCGGCATGTCATCCATTCCACAGCTTCAGGCTTAAGATTGTAAGGGCTGGAATAGGAGCCTGTGGAAGGTGTCACGAGTCTGAAGACCATCCAAACTATGAGATGTTTGGAAAGTCTATGCATGGTGCTATGTTCCTTTCACAGTTTAATGAATGGAATCTTGATAAGCCTGTCCTAAAAGCTGGAGTTGACTATTTTGCTCCAACATGTGATAGCTGTCATATGGGAGCGGTATTTAAAGGTGATAAAATGATATATGCACCGACCCATAATCCTGCATCTATCTGTAAATGGAAACTTGGTATGTGGAAACTGGTTTTTGTAAGAAAGCCCGGCAAACCTCATCCTGCCCTTCCGTCTGTTAAATATCCTACAGATGGTCTTGAGAACAGAAAGCGTGCATTTGCTGTATGTACTCAGTGTCACAGTAAACAGTGGGCGGCAAACTGTTTTGTAGGTGGTGATTTATCAATAGGATTTCTTGATAGCTTGAGAAGGATAGCGTTTGATGTTGAAAAAGAACTTGAAAAACAAGGAGTTGCTACACCTCTTGATAGGAAGATTGTAAGAAATATTGGAGCGATGGCTGTTAGACCTACGGAGATTGCCATGTTCCACTATGCTCCTGGATATATCTGGTGGGATGGTGCGTTTAGAGCTGCGACAGAGCTTGTTGAATGGCTTGAGGGTAGTGTTGCTCCAAGGCTTGGTGCTGATTATGTAAGTAAGTATGTGCCTTGGATAAAAACTTATGAAGAGAAACTAAAAGCTTACAAAGAAACTCACCATATTGAATAA